The Victivallis lenta genome includes a window with the following:
- a CDS encoding sugar-binding domain-containing protein codes for MKKTLFILIFLGTLTGMTMEKLQFPNASSIEPIPIWQGKYKMECSYAPGIVPDSALKGSVKLTADVPGRQAQDIQVVFPSRRKIVAGQRYELRLRLMSPQKLQFSITVMQNFKPWAKLGSDASTVISTQPGKWQTVRLSFIASQDCSQGIRTPVFYLGTLPKGSTLYVAEMLFGDPDELPDFAEPTTETETEEDDDTSSSRTGRHESVTFAVKDDFAVENLSAKKNWSYSDAWKEKFGMREKVSLCGMWDFAPVKNIKEPLPPPDAENWANFIVPGYWRGGNPTNFVHTGDGKTVTACNGIPLEQIRAAWYRRTIDIPREWQGRQVVLRFNQINHNAEILVNGRRAGGTKDFTCFPVYWKDAMRACDLDISQLLRYGQQNELAVRVSSSGKLDEKRSGIAGYVYLEVAPAANFGTPVVSTQVADGTMRINFKNSAVRNGDLTITIREWKTGKAVYEKELPFADSVQLDYLPPRLWSPESPDLYWCELKLEHNGVRLDESRVRFGAVEVEAKGGDYYLNGQKINLYADTALDTNGYWTSNWRTNADYVRKEARAMRAMNLNTVYFSGLMPKELLDVYDEEGILVLAHISFNYDTHLKNSDRKILKLFQQQTATLKSMDRFDNHPSHIGFLFDVWFNFHPGTTNPEYIGLKENTASYPAFNRDGQVIAESSGDPNIADGDRRARQNRFRQITAMLRENFPGKLLLTGASGEAGDAFSTHCYHTWGAPFEELRALFGRYGLQRELPIFIGEFNIPYPGSFCPLDVFNPHEANPLSLENFSRYFGNEGYRWRAFYCRRLFQDVGDDSLMGSRMDQQGDTQYWIPSGLYSALFTISNETIVPGWRFSGVTGIGFFGFVQSYHLLLAGCASSNLNTPLPDDLSRPVYSPERAVYGAYLPPFVCSETNLFLKSTLSMASHLRVSAPVLAEFMEPGPDPYALDHAWFGGEVLKKQLVVLNDSPEDKNLTFRITLRSKNNLILRSMKQSCTIASGERAVLPVKFKLPYTASRVDGRLAAECINQDTPITASLDVQWFPRPPGLKTSRPIYLFDPQGGVKQYLTRQNIPFTELSSPTALSSGPGILLIGRQALTAARDIPDFNRLTANGINILILEQQLASSTELMKTRTRHAFINAPGHTVLAGFQDQDFANWRGGVSLADSYEHNPPGYGWAAAGNRNMLASYVFRRPAHGNYRALLCSGFDLYQTPLLEYCGREGSWIASQLELVPRLGIDPAATTLFHRMVSYLDQRGTVEGDVLFFGGEKGTALLKKMQIEYTPVTELDAQVLKNARTLLISDPDFEKLRRHSIALTRFVYNGGHICYLHTGNAFESIWLPFPLKLKEKKARQALHKVDHPDHFWRCGWDNNDLYWHEEFNLPFFDGIPEQANAFSPGVVVDLPHGAGRFTLISITPELFGNTPASGKTCRFLSALLSGAGVTIRSDGTAFTAQSGGNHNIDLADYNWSFALDPKNTGLSEKVETGADGSLVWQSGLIADGAEVKLGVAFEQFLRKEYDGYVWYRLKFPLPSKLQNLEKYYLSIGAIDDFDWVYVNGKLVGKTGRETPSWWQTPRLYEIPGNLLKPGENTIAIRILDEKGEGGIMLPVVLGNQPVVKGKNTGWNTPYPEGSSRDYQNHPDLVRQY; via the coding sequence ATGAAAAAAACTCTTTTTATCCTCATCTTCCTCGGAACACTGACGGGAATGACAATGGAAAAACTCCAGTTTCCCAATGCTTCCAGTATTGAACCGATTCCGATCTGGCAAGGCAAATACAAGATGGAGTGCTCTTATGCTCCCGGAATCGTTCCGGATTCCGCCTTGAAAGGTTCCGTAAAATTAACGGCGGATGTTCCAGGTCGACAGGCGCAGGACATCCAGGTGGTATTCCCGTCCCGCAGAAAAATCGTCGCCGGACAACGATATGAACTCCGCCTCCGGCTGATGAGCCCGCAAAAACTGCAGTTTTCCATCACGGTCATGCAGAATTTCAAACCGTGGGCCAAGTTGGGCTCCGATGCCTCCACGGTGATTTCGACCCAGCCCGGCAAGTGGCAGACGGTGCGACTTTCCTTCATCGCCAGCCAGGATTGCAGTCAAGGGATCAGGACGCCCGTTTTTTATCTGGGTACACTGCCCAAAGGAAGCACCCTCTATGTGGCGGAAATGCTCTTCGGCGATCCAGACGAGCTTCCTGACTTCGCCGAACCGACAACGGAAACGGAAACGGAGGAGGACGACGACACATCTTCCAGCAGAACCGGCCGGCACGAATCCGTCACCTTTGCAGTCAAAGATGACTTCGCGGTGGAAAATCTTTCCGCCAAAAAGAACTGGAGCTATTCCGACGCATGGAAGGAAAAATTCGGCATGCGGGAAAAAGTCTCCCTCTGCGGCATGTGGGATTTCGCCCCAGTCAAAAACATCAAAGAACCGCTTCCTCCCCCCGATGCGGAAAACTGGGCAAACTTCATTGTTCCGGGCTACTGGCGGGGAGGCAATCCGACAAACTTCGTCCATACCGGTGACGGTAAAACCGTCACCGCCTGCAATGGCATTCCATTGGAACAAATTCGCGCCGCCTGGTACCGGCGCACCATTGATATTCCCCGTGAATGGCAGGGCAGACAAGTCGTACTCCGCTTCAATCAGATCAATCATAATGCGGAAATTCTCGTCAACGGCCGGCGGGCCGGCGGTACAAAGGATTTCACCTGTTTCCCGGTTTACTGGAAAGATGCGATGCGTGCCTGCGATCTGGATATTTCGCAGCTTCTCCGTTACGGTCAGCAGAACGAGCTGGCTGTACGGGTAAGTTCAAGCGGTAAACTGGATGAAAAACGCAGCGGCATCGCCGGATATGTCTATCTGGAAGTCGCTCCGGCAGCAAACTTTGGAACCCCAGTCGTTTCCACTCAAGTCGCCGACGGGACAATGCGGATCAATTTCAAAAACTCCGCCGTGCGAAACGGCGACCTTACCATTACCATCCGGGAATGGAAAACCGGCAAAGCGGTTTATGAAAAAGAGCTGCCGTTTGCCGATTCCGTTCAGCTTGATTATCTGCCTCCCCGACTGTGGAGTCCCGAATCCCCCGACCTCTACTGGTGTGAACTCAAACTGGAACACAACGGCGTGCGCCTTGATGAATCACGGGTTCGCTTCGGCGCAGTCGAAGTCGAGGCAAAAGGAGGCGATTACTATCTCAACGGTCAGAAAATCAACCTCTATGCCGATACCGCTCTGGATACCAACGGTTACTGGACCTCCAACTGGCGCACCAATGCCGATTATGTACGCAAAGAAGCGCGGGCGATGCGCGCCATGAATCTGAATACCGTCTATTTCAGCGGTCTGATGCCCAAAGAACTGCTGGATGTCTACGATGAGGAAGGGATTCTGGTTCTCGCCCACATTTCTTTCAATTACGATACTCATCTCAAAAACAGCGACAGGAAGATTCTGAAGTTGTTTCAACAGCAGACCGCGACGCTCAAAAGCATGGATCGCTTCGACAATCACCCGTCCCACATCGGATTTCTTTTCGATGTCTGGTTCAATTTTCACCCAGGAACCACCAACCCAGAATACATCGGACTGAAAGAGAACACAGCCAGCTATCCCGCTTTTAATCGTGACGGACAGGTTATTGCCGAATCATCCGGCGATCCCAATATTGCCGACGGCGACAGGAGAGCCCGCCAAAACCGCTTTCGGCAAATCACCGCCATGTTGAGGGAGAACTTTCCCGGCAAGCTGCTGCTCACCGGGGCCTCCGGTGAAGCCGGCGATGCTTTCTCCACCCACTGTTATCATACCTGGGGGGCTCCCTTCGAAGAGTTGCGCGCCCTCTTCGGGCGCTATGGATTGCAACGGGAACTGCCGATCTTCATCGGGGAATTCAACATTCCTTATCCTGGCAGTTTCTGTCCGCTGGATGTTTTCAATCCCCACGAAGCCAATCCGCTCTCTTTGGAGAACTTTTCACGCTATTTCGGCAACGAAGGCTACCGCTGGCGTGCCTTTTACTGCCGCCGTCTGTTTCAGGATGTTGGCGATGACTCTCTTATGGGCAGCAGGATGGATCAGCAGGGCGACACGCAGTACTGGATTCCCAGCGGTCTGTACAGCGCACTTTTCACCATCTCCAATGAAACCATCGTTCCAGGCTGGCGTTTTTCCGGAGTCACCGGAATCGGATTCTTCGGTTTCGTCCAGAGCTACCACCTGCTGCTGGCAGGCTGTGCCAGCAGCAATTTGAACACTCCGCTGCCGGATGATCTTTCCCGCCCGGTATACTCGCCGGAACGGGCAGTCTATGGAGCTTATCTGCCGCCGTTTGTTTGTTCTGAAACCAATCTTTTCCTGAAATCCACTTTGTCCATGGCTTCCCATCTCCGGGTCTCGGCGCCGGTACTGGCGGAATTCATGGAACCGGGACCGGATCCCTACGCTCTCGATCACGCCTGGTTCGGCGGAGAAGTGCTGAAAAAGCAACTTGTGGTTCTCAACGATTCCCCGGAGGACAAAAATCTGACATTCCGGATTACGCTCCGCAGTAAAAACAACCTCATACTGCGCTCAATGAAACAAAGCTGTACCATCGCTTCAGGCGAAAGAGCAGTTCTGCCGGTGAAATTCAAACTGCCGTACACTGCCAGTCGGGTCGACGGAAGGCTCGCTGCCGAATGCATCAATCAGGACACACCGATAACCGCGTCTCTCGATGTTCAGTGGTTTCCCAGACCGCCGGGCCTGAAAACCAGCCGCCCCATTTACCTTTTTGATCCTCAAGGCGGTGTAAAACAATATCTGACCAGACAGAATATACCGTTTACGGAACTGTCCTCACCGACCGCGCTTTCCTCTGGCCCCGGAATTCTGTTGATCGGCCGCCAGGCACTGACCGCCGCCCGCGATATCCCGGATTTCAACCGGCTGACTGCGAACGGCATCAACATCCTGATTCTGGAACAGCAGCTTGCCAGTTCCACGGAGTTGATGAAAACCCGTACCCGTCATGCCTTCATCAATGCGCCCGGTCACACCGTACTGGCCGGTTTTCAGGATCAGGATTTCGCGAACTGGCGCGGCGGAGTCTCGCTGGCAGATTCCTACGAACACAATCCGCCAGGTTACGGCTGGGCCGCCGCCGGGAACCGCAATATGTTGGCAAGTTATGTTTTTCGCCGTCCTGCACACGGCAATTATCGAGCCTTGCTCTGTTCGGGGTTCGATCTCTATCAGACGCCACTGCTGGAATATTGCGGCAGGGAAGGCAGCTGGATTGCCTCCCAGCTGGAACTTGTCCCGCGCCTGGGGATTGATCCGGCAGCGACTACACTGTTTCATCGTATGGTATCCTATCTGGATCAAAGAGGCACAGTCGAAGGCGATGTGCTTTTCTTCGGAGGAGAAAAAGGAACGGCCCTGCTGAAAAAAATGCAGATAGAATATACGCCTGTAACGGAACTGGATGCGCAGGTGTTGAAAAATGCCCGGACGCTTCTGATTTCCGACCCTGATTTCGAAAAACTCCGCAGACACTCCATTGCGTTAACCCGTTTTGTCTACAACGGCGGTCACATCTGCTATCTTCATACGGGAAATGCCTTTGAATCGATATGGCTGCCGTTCCCCTTGAAACTCAAGGAAAAAAAAGCGCGGCAGGCACTGCACAAAGTCGATCACCCCGATCATTTCTGGCGTTGCGGCTGGGATAATAACGACCTCTACTGGCACGAAGAATTCAATCTGCCGTTTTTTGACGGCATTCCGGAGCAGGCAAATGCCTTTTCACCCGGCGTGGTGGTGGATCTTCCTCACGGGGCGGGCCGGTTCACCTTGATTTCCATCACGCCGGAACTCTTCGGGAACACTCCCGCCAGCGGGAAAACCTGCCGATTTCTTTCCGCCCTTCTTTCCGGAGCGGGTGTAACCATCCGCAGCGACGGCACAGCCTTCACCGCCCAGTCCGGGGGGAATCATAATATCGACCTTGCAGATTACAACTGGAGTTTCGCCCTCGATCCGAAGAATACAGGCCTTTCGGAAAAAGTCGAAACCGGC
- a CDS encoding sugar phosphate isomerase/epimerase family protein, protein MYSYAISFSDQEVTTQIWQEAMTHSEIHKIEYSAGGDDFDVFRRSVKALFSMQQAGILEVASIHIPFGPFSFWSFASPDETARREGIKHIRDFLSLCSVLNCRNFTIHGSDEPIASEVRQQAMTSLRRSLLELSEDMIQSGASLNLELLPRSCLGNTPEELLLILKDLPSAIGICCDVNHLCGTPARVPHAITLLSKRLRTFHLSDYDGVDECHWFPGLGVLDWPAIMQKIRGLPQELLLIFEIARLQAPGWQKRNISPEIHCRNCAAAAEMLEKNFAFLS, encoded by the coding sequence ATGTACTCTTACGCAATTTCTTTTTCGGATCAGGAAGTGACGACCCAGATATGGCAAGAGGCGATGACCCATTCTGAAATCCATAAGATTGAGTACTCTGCCGGAGGAGATGACTTTGACGTTTTTCGCCGCAGCGTGAAGGCGCTCTTCTCCATGCAGCAGGCAGGGATCCTGGAAGTGGCCAGCATTCATATCCCCTTCGGGCCATTTTCTTTCTGGAGCTTCGCTTCGCCCGATGAAACCGCCCGACGCGAAGGGATAAAACATATCCGTGATTTTTTATCTCTCTGCAGTGTTTTGAACTGCAGGAATTTCACCATTCACGGCAGCGACGAACCCATTGCATCGGAAGTCCGTCAACAGGCGATGACTTCCCTGCGCCGAAGTCTCCTGGAACTTTCAGAGGATATGATACAGTCCGGAGCATCTCTCAATTTGGAACTGCTTCCCCGGAGCTGCCTCGGCAATACCCCCGAAGAACTGTTGCTGATACTGAAGGACTTGCCGTCGGCAATCGGTATCTGCTGCGACGTAAACCATCTTTGCGGAACCCCGGCACGGGTTCCTCACGCGATCACCCTGCTGTCGAAACGTCTCCGGACTTTTCATCTCTCCGACTATGACGGTGTGGACGAGTGCCACTGGTTCCCCGGACTGGGAGTGCTGGACTGGCCGGCCATCATGCAGAAAATCCGCGGACTTCCCCAAGAGCTGCTGCTGATCTTTGAAATAGCCAGATTGCAGGCTCCTGGGTGGCAGAAACGGAACATCTCTCCGGAAATTCATTGCCGTAATTGCGCCGCAGCAGCCGAAATGCTGGAAAAAAACTTTGCTTTTCTATCTTGA
- a CDS encoding prepilin-type N-terminal cleavage/methylation domain-containing protein: MFLLYRQFGSHIFTQHQTGGMQMKIRRFTLIELLVVIAIIAILAAMLLPALNKARQKAHTITCVSNMKQIATAIMLYADSNGGWLPPADPWGSYINYLAEYLPNKNDYDPTSKVLLVGPGTSSLAICPTVPRNVEGAKYYTSSYQAFAHPDSYVSWAAHLTQHLWVFKDRSSEWQYSFAIAKMKSSSALFGEKNYVSQDSGYGGRAYVNYLFTNASGNLNGFYSPAWNHSNATNIAFVDGHVSSFKFRGIGNELVDPEYGTIQ, encoded by the coding sequence ATGTTCCTGCTTTACCGACAATTCGGTTCACATATTTTCACCCAACATCAAACAGGAGGAATGCAGATGAAAATTCGTAGATTCACGCTTATCGAGCTTCTTGTCGTGATCGCCATCATCGCGATTCTCGCCGCAATGCTGCTGCCGGCTCTGAACAAAGCAAGACAGAAAGCCCATACCATCACCTGTGTCAGCAATATGAAGCAGATCGCCACCGCCATCATGCTCTATGCCGACAGCAATGGCGGCTGGCTTCCGCCTGCCGATCCATGGGGAAGCTACATCAACTATCTTGCGGAATATCTGCCCAACAAGAATGATTATGATCCGACAAGCAAAGTGCTGTTGGTCGGCCCCGGTACCTCATCGCTGGCCATTTGTCCTACGGTACCCCGCAATGTTGAAGGCGCCAAATATTACACCTCCTCTTACCAGGCTTTTGCCCATCCGGATTCCTATGTCAGCTGGGCAGCCCACTTAACGCAGCATCTCTGGGTATTCAAGGATCGCAGCAGTGAGTGGCAGTATTCTTTCGCCATCGCCAAAATGAAAAGCAGCTCCGCGCTTTTCGGCGAAAAAAATTATGTAAGCCAAGATAGCGGATACGGCGGCAGAGCCTATGTCAACTATCTGTTCACCAATGCGTCCGGAAACCTCAACGGTTTTTACTCCCCCGCGTGGAACCACAGCAATGCCACCAATATTGCATTCGTTGACGGTCATGTGTCCAGTTTCAAATTCAGAGGTATCGGCAACGAGCTTGTAGACCCGGAATACGGGACCATACAGTAA